One segment of Erigeron canadensis isolate Cc75 chromosome 2, C_canadensis_v1, whole genome shotgun sequence DNA contains the following:
- the LOC122586652 gene encoding uncharacterized protein LOC122586652: MKSSKQPKGCFLKLIANNSGYLFADGSHAICTLHEKVRKVDGTETMICGMKLKPNDTSWPFIFGSSCVGIQHDGDDLLCGMKDLESYGVCLHSCNTRMPDGKVQSFCGLKLLSDFNLLTAMKQTNAAVTDTALKTTPEENQGKLFCMEVTADKVTYPFIHECNEVIIFSQKISIHTGKEITLCGLKLIPITSPYPCKEESHLVAVQTQKFKRQNGEDQMFCGLIVTPDKQASLFATGCFHTGMAGRKRKTVQKRPTGTSDTETVMKKKKNVIKISTNARNEKIAANICSDSTISQGTTVQELPQRDREKSVADYETTPGSITATGVDPPALNFGPPSYNCPTCNAVMWYEERSKSTPVSEPISFSSCCQNGKILLEPLRNTPEPLKRLLDYDQAGTSTFRDNIRTYNSMFCFTSFGAQIDNSINQGRGVYTFRISGQNYHRIGSLLPSDGAEPRYAQLYFFDTQNEIRHRISAIVGKGKTNSKIDETIVGSLMDMLNEHNCVAKAFRMARDWCSVNEDHPCELRLLAQRSTLRQYSTPNVSEIAALVTNDFGVSSEPRDIVVSTTNGLLQRISELHPLYMALQYPLLFPYGKSGYHEAIPYFSNTGRRKTKRTYLTMREFYCYIIHYRPNEGTTLLRGGRLYQQYLVDSYTAVEEQRLRYVRTHQTELRVELYDSVCDAVTRGDTNAKALGQRIVLPASFTGSPRYMVQNYQDAMALCRKFGNPDLFITFTANPKWPEVGHMLSFIPGQKSHDRAEDVARVFKMKLDDMMHDIMKNNVFGQALAGVYTIEFQKRGLPHAHILIWLDEKAKCKTPADIDDIISAEIPLESIDPRGYKAVTDYMLHGPCGPDAKDASCMNMGKCMKYFPKLFYQETTIDEDGYAVYRRRKTNNTVEDGKTQSTIITKVDEVKNYLDCRYLSPCEAVWRLFALDIHYCKPSVVKLTYHLPEKHTLTLRDSESLPALLRRPGIKDTMFTKWFELNRREKHARQYKYSEIPAEYVWVSKDKY, translated from the exons ATGAAAAGTAGTAAGCAACCAAAAGGCTGCTTTCTTAAACTCATAGCAAATAATAGTGGATACTTATTTGCAGATGGAAGTCATGCTATATGTACTCTACATGAGAAAGTCAGAAAGGTAGATGGTACAGAGACAATGATTTGCGGCATGAAACTGAAGCCAAACGACACATCATGGCCATTTATATTTGGAAGTAGTTGTGTAGGGATACAACACGATGGGGATGACCTCTTATGTGGAATGAAAGACCTGGAAAGTTATGGTGTTTGCTTACATTCATGTAACACTAGAATGCCAGACGGTAAAGTACAATCATTCTGCGGATTGAAGCTGCTATCAGACTTTAATTTATTAACAGCCATGAAACAAACGAATGCTGCTGTTACAGATACAGCCCTAAAAACCACCCCAGAAGAAAACCAGGGAAAACTGTTTTGTATGGAAGTCACGGCTGATAAGGTTACATATCCATTCATACACGAATGTAATGAAGTTATTATATTTTCACAGAAGATTAGTATCCACACCGGAAAAGAAATAACTTTATGTGGACTGAAACTAATACCAATAACTTCACCATATCCATGTAAAGAGGAGTCTCACTTAGTTGCTGTACAGACCCAGAAGTTTAAGAGGCAAAACGGTGAAGACCAAATGTTTTGTGGGTTAATAGTAACTCCAGACAAACAAGCATCGCTGTTTGCAACAG GTTGTTTCCACACAGGCATGGCCGGCCGGAAAAGGAAAACTGTGCAAAAGAGACCTACTG GTACATCGGACACAGAAACGGtaatgaaaaagaagaagaatgtgaTAAAGATATCTACTAATGCGAGGAACGAAAAAATAGCAGCGAACATATGCTCAG ACTCCACCATCTCACAAGGAACCACTGTTCAGGAACTACCACAGCGTGATCGGGAAAAAAGTGTCGCCGATTATGAAACCACTCCCGGTTCAATAACCGCAACAG GTGTGGATCCCCCTGCCCTTAATTTCGGCCCCCCATCGTATAATTGCCCAACATGTAATGCGGTTATGTGGTATGAAGAAAGAAGTAAAAGCACCCCTGTATCTGAACCAATTTCATTCTCATCGTGTTGCCAAAATGGGAAAATTTTGTTGGAACCCTTACGTAATACACCTGAACCTCTTAAAAGGTTGTTGGATTATGATCAGGCCGGTACATCAACCTTCCGTGACAACATTAGAACTTACAACAGTATGTTTTGCTTCACATCTTTCGGGGCTCAAATTGATAATTCCATCAACCAGGGAAGAGGTGTCTATACCTTTAGAATAAGCGGCCAAAACTATCATCGAATCGGTTCGTTGCTTCCTTCAGATGGGGCTGAACCCAGATATGCAcagctttacttctttgacaCCCAAAATGAAATAAGACATCGAATTTCGGCAATAGTAGGGAAGGGCAAAACTAACAGTAAAATTGATGAAACTATCGTCGGAAGCCTCATGGATATGCTTAATGAACATAATTGTGTAGCCAAGGCATTTCGTATGGCACGCGATTGGTGTTCAGTAAATGAAGATCATCCATGCGAATTACGTTTGCTTGCACAGAGATCCACTTTACGACAATATAGCACCCCAAATGTTTCTGAAATTGCTGCCTTGGTAACTAACGATTTTGGGGTGAGTTCTGAGCCTCGAGATATTGTAGTCAGCACCACTAACGGGTTACTACAAAGAATCTCAGAATTGCATCCACTATACATGGCCTTACAATATCCGTTGCTTTTTCCTTATGGTAAATCTGGATATCATGAAGCAATCCCATATTTCTCAAACACTGGTAGGAGGAAAACAAAGAGGACATACTTGACAATGCGAGAGTTCTATTGTTACATAATTCATTATCGACCTAATGAAGGAACAACTTTGTTAAGAGGCGGCCGTCTCTATCAGCAATACTTGGTGGATTCTTATACTGCAGTTGAAGAACAACGACTCCGATATGTCAGGACTCATCAGACTGAACTTAGGGTAGAACTATATGACAGTGTGTGTGACGCCGTCACACGCGGTGACACAAACGCAAAGGCACTTGGTCAACGAATAGTTTTACCTGCGAGTTTCACAGGAAGCCCCAGGTATATGGTGCAAAATTATCAGGACGCCATGGCCCTATGCAGGAAATTTGGAAACCCAGATCTGTTCATAACCTTTACCGCAAATCCCAAATGGCCCGAAGTTGGCCATATGTTATCATTCATTCCGGGACAGAAGTCTCATGATCGTGCAGAAGATGTGGCCCGTGTGTTTAAAATGAAACTCGACGACATGATGCATGATATCATGAAGAACAATGTTTTTGGGCAGGCCTTGGCAG GTGTGTACACAATCGAGTTCCAGAAGCGTGGACTCCCACATGCTCATATTCTAATATGGCTAGACGAAAAGGCAAAATGCAAAACCCCGGCTGATATAGATGACATAATTTCTGCGGAGATCCCTTTGGAATCTATTGATCCAAGAGGATATAAGGCTGTGACTGATTACATGCTACACGGACCGTGCGGCCCGGACGCTAAAGATGCGTCATGTATGAACATGGGGAAGTGCATGAAATATTTCCCAAAACTATTTTATCAGGAAACAACAATCGATGAAGATGGCTATGCTGTTTATCGTAGAAGGAAGACGAACAATACTGTC GAAGATGGCAAAACACAGTCCACAATTATTACCAAGGTTGATGAAGTCAAGAATTACCTCGATTGCCGTTATTTATCACCATGTGAGGCAGTGTGGCGTTTGTTTGCACTTGACATACACTACTGTAAACCATCAGTGGTAAAACTAACCTACCACCTTCCTGAAAAACACACCCTCACACTACGCGACTCGGAAAGCCTACCTGCTTTACTTAGGAGGCCAGGAATCAAGGATACAATGTTCACCAAATGGTTTGAGCTGAACAGGAGAGAGAAGCACGCCAGACAATACAAATATTCGGAAATCCCAGCCGAATATGTATGGGTtagtaaagataaatattag
- the LOC122586653 gene encoding replication factor A protein 1-like: MGKATDVSGSKSDLIFIDELHEGIEGLLTVLVCRKWDVLSINKKYMSTDYIMSDKKGNIIHCYAKSFIPHRFQKILEEGCLYSIKAFAVVPNPEKYRVSKDSDYMIDLQGSTVVRKATDEIEKFNRYPFQLVPFEELTPTDNKHFVDVIGYVTIVGSPSKKSTGKKTVEFNLTNERAYQLRVTLWEDYGDEMVKRKSKNPGTYIILLTGMIAKEYLGNLCLSNSSATMLIDDAEIPTIKTFKDAISVVDVIDTGLPVLQVRPTLDTLKQLLEWGREKRKRKIAAFRNKVMITNIRTKNSWFNYTCTLGKCRKGVTPNQKGSFWCESCSTEVSYPRPRYRIQHDVTDGTADIVVVLFDETAEKLVGCPTQSLLADAEQDESGDSYVMPHVLQQLIGTSHVFEIKSHTYYQVADYESFNCSQIVSDLPESEVKKEEKKPDEKKPDSFANPLEKSDAEDAAQVLNSNKGFPDNVESDVFRGKKKNNFERQLEEANIVGCGKKPVK; encoded by the exons ATGGGAAAGGCAACTGATGTTTCTGGCAGCAAATCTGATCTTATATTCATTGATGAACTTCATGAAGGAATCGAGGGGCTGCTTACTGTGTTGGTGTGTAGGAAATGGGATGTGCTTAGCATCAATAAGAAGTACATGAGTACAGACTACATAATGTCCGACAAGAag GGAAACATTATTCATTGTTATGCAAAAAGCTTCATTCCACATCGCTTCCAGAAAATTCTTGAGGAAGGCTGTTTGTATTCAATCAAGGCATTTGCCGTTGTTCCCAATCCTGAAAAATACAGGGTTTCGAAGGACTCTGATTACATGATTGACTTGCAGGGGTCGACTGTTGTGCGAAAGGCAACCgatgaaattgaaaagtttaaTCGATACCCTTTCCAGCTGGTTCCTTTTGAAGAACTGACCCCTACCGATAACAAGCATTTTGTTG ATGTTATTGGTTATGTGACGATTGTTGGTTCCCCATCTAAGAAATCCACCGGTAAGAAGACAGTGGAGTTCAATCTGACTAACGAGCG GGCTTATCAGCTAAGGGTTACACTTTGGGAGGACTATGGTGACGAGATGGTTAAAAGGAAGAGCAAAAATCCTGGTACTTATATCATCCTGTTGACAGGAATGATTGCAAAGGAGTATTTAG GCAATCTCTGTCTCTCAAACTCATCTGCAACAATGCTGATTGATGATGCTGAAATTCCTACAATCAAGACCTTTAAAGATGCAATAAG TGTTGTTGATGTTATTGATACGGGGCTGCCAGTGCTGCAAGTTCGTCCCACTCTTGACACCCTAAAGCAACTTTTGGAATGGGGCAGAGAGAAACGCAAACGCAAG ATTGCTGCGTTCCGAAACAAGGTCATGATTACCAATATCCGGACAAAGAATAGTTGGTTCAACTACACATGCACCCTGGGTAAATGCAGAAAGGGTGTCACCCCTAATCAAAAGGGATCATTCTGGTGTGAGTCATGCAGTACGGAGGTCAGCTACCCCCGTCCAAG GTATAGAATCCAGCACGATGTTACCGATGGTACTGCTGATATCGTCGTAGTGCTATTTGATGAAACAGCCGAGAAGTTAGTAGGCTGCCCGACCCAATCCCTATTAGCTGATGCTGAACAG GATGAATCTGGTGATAGCTATGTGATGCCACATGTGTTACAACAACTTATTGGGACTTCTCATGTATTTGAAATTAAAAGCCACACATATTATCAAGTTGCTGACTATGAGAGTTTTAACTGTTCTCAAATTGTTTCCGATTTGCCAGAATCAGAGGTAAAGAAGGAGGAAAAGAAACCAGATGAAAAGAAACCAGATTCATTTGCTAATCCGCTTGAAAAGAG TGATGCTGAGGATGCAGCTCAGGTTCTGAATTCTAATAAAGGGTTTCCAGATAATGTCGAAAGTGATGTTTTCCGTGGGAAAAAAAAG AATAATTTTGAAAGGCAACTTGAAGAAGCCAACATTGTTGGATGTGGCAAGAAACCTGTGAAGTGA
- the LOC122586325 gene encoding uncharacterized protein LOC122586325 — MAASASKLFVLKTLLSVLSCVMAAALAYGFIMDYFSTCFDPRARWMQVGLVDFLINVSPIMAWYFYKESRWIMRVMFMFILFWFGSVTICGYILLQFFKLSPEQTLKDPFFFALARPQNRDDDVMGASNRRGGFSVVTTRIIYASLGCLMLAFPVFAWITDGSPFRAQVLSPCMVTLLTDLCIQAVVYSVWIGYKESSWINTLFWILCIVCFGSIGLCGYIVRELFYLTPDQPVYLILFNTSNRDVMLSDPLLLKNHHLHHHHGNI; from the exons ATGGCGGCATCCGCTTCCAAGTTATTCGTACTGAAGACGTTGCTGAGTGTATTGTCTTGTGTGATGGCAGCTGCTCTTGCTTACGGATTCATAATGGATTACTTCTCAACATGTTTCGATCCCCGAgctag ATGGATGCAAGTGGGATTGGTAGACTTTCTCATAAATGTATCTCCTATAATG GCCTGGTATTTCTACAAGGAATCAAGATGGATCATGAGAgtaatgtttatgtttattttattttggtttgGAAG TGTTACTATATGTGGATACATTCTTCTACAGTTCTTCAAGCTATCACCTGAACAAACTTTGAAAGATCCATTTTTTTTTGCGTTGGCGAGACCTCAAAACAG GGATGACGATGTCATGGGAGCGAGCAACAGGCGGGGAGGATTTTCCGTGGTAACAACAAGAATAATATATGCTTCATTGGGCTGCTTGATGCTTGCATTTCCAGTTTTCGCATGGATCACTGATGGATCTCCATTCCGTGCACAAGTCCTCTCCCC GTGCATGGTTACATTGTTAACAGACCTTTGTATCCAAGCTGTTGTTTACTCG GTGTGGATAGGATATAAGGAATCGAGTTGGATCAATACTTTGTTTTGGATACTTTGTATCGTTTGTTTTGGGAG CATTGGTTTGTGCGGTTACATAGTGCGCGAGTTGTTCTACCTCACACCTGACCAACCTGTTTACCTTATACTTTTCAACACAAGTAACAG AGATGTGATGCTAAGTGATCCATTGTTGTTAAagaatcatcatcttcatcatcaccatggcaatatataa